ATTAGACACATTATCGGAGGAACATTTTATGACGTTATGGCACCGCAAGTGCTGCTTTCAATATAGTACCATTTTGAATGTTTCAGTAGCCAAGTGTCCTTATATATATGTTCTATTGGCATAACGAACACAACAGAATTTTTTGCAcagcattttttatcatattatgtaATAAGCAGAATATACCATTTATGTTGTATAATTGTTGTAGGTGACaccttttttaatcattgtatataatttcgcaaaatgtattattgtacTTTAATAGTAATCACTTACTGAGAAGATGATAAGACTGGCTGAATTTTTGGAGTAATGACGTGAACGTCTTTGAATCGAGGAAAGGGTGGAGAACTGGAGGTGCCATTTTGTGAcgtattcttattattattattattatctgcaaatcaaatggaataatttgattaaaattatacaagtatTTGTGAAAACAGAAGGATTATTACTTTGTTGGTGATTGTCGTTGATGTTGCTGACACTATTGGGAGATGAGGAAGACGAATGGAGGATGTTGCTGTAGATGTTATTATTGATGTTGTTGTTAGTGGGAACTTTTTGCTGGTTGTTCATATTCATAGTTTGGAGAACACCATCCTGTTTCTTGGGAAAAGGAGGGGTGTTTGGAACCCTCTCTTGTAGAAGCTCAGGCACAGGAGATGCACATTTGGGTCGATCGTTATCAATTATTGGAAGGGGTGGAGGCTTTTTATAGCGGGGTTTGGGGGGAACTACGGGTCTTGGAACAGGCTTATTCTCGTAGATGGgttcgttattatttaataaggtttggtgattaattgaattattgtttttgttatccGTGTTATTTAAATTCTGGTTCAAGTTATTGTTGTGTAAATTATTCGTGGATGAGGAAAAGGGTTTGGGTGTAAAGAGTGAGGGACGGAGATAGGAAAATCCATTTGATTTCTCAAAGTTCTTTCGCATTTGTTCGACCctggaaagaaaagaagaatcaaTGAATATATGTGACAATATGTTACTAAAGGTAGTAGTACACTAGATTAACTAAAAAAGTGATTCCCTCTGTTGTAATGGTTTTTATGTATAAGTGTTCCTCTTGAATTCATTcccttataaaaaatgacaaattaaacgctaaataaaaaataaatttaaaatataggaaaaaCCTTGAATTTAGGAGTTATTTAGGAGTGGATGAATACGACCAGTTTAtacattacttaaaaaaaacaaaatagcaAGCgagagaaaatgattttttctcatCGACGTTGGAGGTaactcatttatataaatataagattatgtatgtattcttcataatttgaaaaaggcTTGGCCCAAACACATACAAGAGAGTTTTTTATTACAGACGTATTTAAATTCTCAAGAAATCATTTAATTAGTGatgttattattacaatattcaaattcaagaataagaaatatgtccatttttttgttagatcataaatacatttttcgatCAATTGTAGGATGTGTACTGAATTAAAATTTCTGAGGTGAGTGGGCATACCCAAGAATGGTAACTATAATTTAGCACTTCCATAAATAAAGCCCTTATATGCCCtctcaaatacataaaatctatgagtttatagttattttaagatttaaagtGGAATTTGCCACGTCCATAAAGGAGTCACCAGAATAATCTGAAGATAAAATGGGCGATAATTAATTCATCGAATAATACaacttcaattttgagaaaaagtcaTTCTTGTTTGCTTTAGCGTTGACtacctacatatttattacatatatatcagGGACGTACGCAGTggtgggctgtagccccccacccccaaaaaggatttttttttagtccttCAAGCAAATTATGCAccagaggaaaaaatttaatatttgaaattttttatgaatagatgAGGCTTTTTGaattactaattcaaaagattttgaatttgaaatttagttattgcaatttttttccaaatagttaaattttctgtgaatcgatatggatttttgaaatttttttccaaaaaatgtattatttgaaatttaatttttgctaatattttccagaaattttaattttgtgtgcatagctatggatttttgaatatatttgatttttttctcgttaaaatttaattttaggatggatagctaaggattttttttaaaaaatccaaaaaaattaatttttggttttttttttttcaaaaaaattcaaagaacccagctacacaaaatataatactactatatatttacaaacaaaagtGTGTGGgagtaaaatgaagaaattcatttttttaatacatcaatGTCTCCtaacataaaatttgtttatgtaagtcgaaatttttttgttgacagatTTCATAATTTCATTTGCTTTCAACTGTCATGTAGGGACTCAGACCTTTTAATACATAGCTATGAACAGAACTCTATTCAATTACGAATattgcatacatatttttgtatatatatttcggAAATCAATTCAAGgttggaaaatataatattcaaaaggtTGACATTGTGAAATAGTAGactaaaataaagatttaatttatattcatcgTTCTTTTATCTAATATTCTACTATATACGTAGCAAAATGAAGAAATCCCATTGGTACATACATAGATGTTTATCATTATAGAGCTTTAAATAGTTAACATTTTCGCTATGTAAAAAATGGCAACCctggcaatttaaaaaatcttagaaAATAGAGCAGTTAAGCTGTCATGACTTacattagctgcaagcagctgtgagatgaaTTAAATGAACAGAAATCATATTCCATATCAAGTAAGGGGATAGGCAGGAATTATTCcgtttttgatcctcaattcaattctgagtccaacaaggatttgttggggagtttaTAAGTATTATCCCATATTAGAGTCTGAGTAAAATTTTAGGGTTTCCTTGTATTTTTACAAcagaaaatagttataatttataactctaCTTATTTACCAAAAACATCCTCAAAAGTAGATGGGCATGACACAGGAACAATGAATCA
The sequence above is drawn from the Lepeophtheirus salmonis chromosome 5, UVic_Lsal_1.4, whole genome shotgun sequence genome and encodes:
- the LOC121117488 gene encoding uncharacterized protein isoform X3; protein product: MVDTRNNFRFVEVVNHDDRENYTKLVLKKVYTLPVDKDDNAPTQRQSRVEQMRKNFEKSNGFSYLRPSLFTPKPFSSSTNNLHNNNLNQNLNNTDNKNNNSINHQTLLNNNEPIYENKPVPRPVVPPKPRYKKPPPLPIIDNDRPKCASPVPELLQERVPNTPPFPKKQDGVLQTMNMNNQQKVPTNNNINNNIYSNILHSSSSSPNSVSNINDNHQQNNNNNNKNTSQNGTSSSPPFPRFKDVHVITPKIQPVLSSSQSNKSVTKSPQYKELFEQKKKRAQLQGQILEAENLQKYTDRRRKVQDRIIQNHFSNEDILEFTNMIDNLIRVVRDQREMEHKITLGNEKLRALDDIG
- the LOC121117488 gene encoding uncharacterized protein isoform X2 — its product is MRKNFEKSNGFSYLRPSLFTPKPFSSSTNNLHNNNLNQNLNNTDNKNNNSINHQTLLNNNEPIYENKPVPRPVVPPKPRYKKPPPLPIIDNDRPKCASPVPELLQERVPNTPPFPKKQDGVLQTMNMNNQQKVPTNNNINNNIYSNILHSSSSSPNSVSNINDNHQQNNNNNNKNTSQNGTSSSPPFPRFKDVHVITPKIQPVLSSSQSNKSVTKSPQYKELFEQKSQIRERLFSKIEVLREEERELSNEKVEIDFCARRFYVRLLDKNESDADKFSHFIQEIQQITKLKSGLILRLAKLEHDGHLKYTSEEFMKKRAQLQGQILEAENLQKYTDRRRKVQDRIIQNHFSNEDILEFTNMIDNLIRVVRDQREMEHKITLGNEKLRALDDIG